The proteins below come from a single Spirochaetia bacterium 38H-sp genomic window:
- the rnhA gene encoding ribonuclease HI → MIKVYTDGACKGNPGPGGWAYVVIDGDKGFSAFGRVEDTTNNRMELSAVIEALSFLKSRAYTGSVVLYTDSEYVKKGITEWIVSWQANGWKTSAKKPVKNKDLWISLLELSSLFSLDWCWVEGHAGNKWNELCDSMASSAALGF, encoded by the coding sequence GTGATAAAGGTTTATACAGACGGTGCCTGTAAGGGAAATCCTGGTCCGGGTGGATGGGCATATGTTGTGATTGACGGTGATAAGGGGTTTTCTGCTTTCGGTCGTGTTGAAGATACTACCAACAATAGGATGGAGCTTTCTGCTGTGATTGAAGCTTTGTCTTTTTTAAAGTCAAGGGCTTATACGGGTTCTGTTGTGCTTTATACTGATTCTGAATATGTAAAAAAAGGGATTACAGAGTGGATTGTGTCCTGGCAGGCTAATGGATGGAAGACTTCTGCCAAAAAACCGGTTAAGAATAAGGATTTATGGATTTCTCTTCTGGAGCTTTCTTCTCTTTTTTCTCTCGATTGGTGCTGGGTAGAAGGGCATGCTGGCAACAAATGGAATGAGCTTTGTGATTCTATGGCTTCTTCTGCTGCTTTGGGCTTTTGA